A part of Aegilops tauschii subsp. strangulata cultivar AL8/78 chromosome 2, Aet v6.0, whole genome shotgun sequence genomic DNA contains:
- the LOC109736808 gene encoding uncharacterized protein isoform X3, which translates to MLAAVAHAGRFTFPDLGNQHCRSPSLNTEVMTKEEEALSRLDELLTKAHLYSEFLLEKMDHQLQIMLAVIQMKNREEHVEDLNKGHGIKRKAKPKHYSDAGME; encoded by the exons ATGCTGGCCGCCGTCGCGCACGCCGGCCGCTTCACCTTTCCCGATCTAGGAAACCAGCATTGCCGCTCCCCATCTCTTAATACAGAGGTGATGACAAAGGAGGAAGAGGCGTTGTCAAG GTTGGACGAGCTGCTGACAAAGGCACATCTGTATTCTGAATTTCTACTCGAAAAGATGGACCATCAGCTACAGATTATGTTGGCAGTTATTCAAATGAAAAATAGGGAGGAACATGTGGAAGATCTGAATAAAGGACATGGTATAAAAAGGAAAGCAAAGCCTAAACACTACAGTGATGCAG GTATGGAATAG
- the LOC109736808 gene encoding uncharacterized protein isoform X2: MLAAVAHAGRFTFPDLGNQHCRSPSLNTEVMTKEEEALSRLDELLTKAHLYSEFLLEKMDHQLQIMLAVIQMKNREEHVEDLNKGHGIKRKAKPKHYSDADPHMGGQGELGESLLFLLGDN, from the exons ATGCTGGCCGCCGTCGCGCACGCCGGCCGCTTCACCTTTCCCGATCTAGGAAACCAGCATTGCCGCTCCCCATCTCTTAATACAGAGGTGATGACAAAGGAGGAAGAGGCGTTGTCAAG GTTGGACGAGCTGCTGACAAAGGCACATCTGTATTCTGAATTTCTACTCGAAAAGATGGACCATCAGCTACAGATTATGTTGGCAGTTATTCAAATGAAAAATAGGGAGGAACATGTGGAAGATCTGAATAAAGGACATGGTATAAAAAGGAAAGCAAAGCCTAAACACTACAGTGATGCAG ATCCTCATATGGGCGGCCAAGGCGAATTAGGCGAATCGTTGCTGTTCTTGCTGGGTGATAACTAG
- the LOC109736808 gene encoding uncharacterized protein isoform X1 — MLAAVAHAGRFTFPDLGNQHCRSPSLNTEVMTKEEEALSRLDELLTKAHLYSEFLLEKMDHQLQIMLAVIQMKNREEHVEDLNKGHGIKRKAKPKHYSDAVGINFVSSLALLETNPATTSEGSTFHMSGTTHIAGDVVSVCSM; from the exons ATGCTGGCCGCCGTCGCGCACGCCGGCCGCTTCACCTTTCCCGATCTAGGAAACCAGCATTGCCGCTCCCCATCTCTTAATACAGAGGTGATGACAAAGGAGGAAGAGGCGTTGTCAAG GTTGGACGAGCTGCTGACAAAGGCACATCTGTATTCTGAATTTCTACTCGAAAAGATGGACCATCAGCTACAGATTATGTTGGCAGTTATTCAAATGAAAAATAGGGAGGAACATGTGGAAGATCTGAATAAAGGACATGGTATAAAAAGGAAAGCAAAGCCTAAACACTACAGTGATGCAG TTGGGATCAACTTTGTGAGTTCACTTGCTCTGTTAGAGACCAACCCTGCTACAACCAGTGAAGGAAGCACATTTCATATGTCAGGAACCACACACATCGCAGGAGATGTTGTTTCTGTGTGTTCCATGTGA